The Lynx canadensis isolate LIC74 chromosome D1, mLynCan4.pri.v2, whole genome shotgun sequence genome has a segment encoding these proteins:
- the TPBGL gene encoding trophoblast glycoprotein-like, with amino-acid sequence MAPRSGQPEQRGPLLPGLLLVAAALSRPAAPCPFQCYCFGGPKLLLRCASGAELRQPPRDVPPDARNLTIVGANLTVLRAAAFAGGDADGEEEEAAAGGVRLPLLSALRLTHNNIEVVEDGAFDGLPSLTALDLSNNPLRALGGGAFRGLPALRSLQLNHALGRGGPTLLAALDTALAPLDELRLVGLAGNALSRLPPAALSRPRLEQLDARLNALTGLGPDELRALERDGGLPAPRLLLADNPLSCGCAARPLLAWLRNSTERVPDARRLRCAAPRALQDRPFLDLDEARLRCADGDAYGRGEEVELAGPELEASYVFFGLVLALIGLIFLMVLYLNRRGIQRWMRNLREACRDQMEGYHYRYEQDADPRRAPAPAAPSGSRATSPGSGL; translated from the coding sequence ATGGCCCCGCGCTCGGGACAGCCGGAGCAAAGGGGGCCGCTCCTGCCGGGGCTGCTGCTGGTGGCGGCGGCGCTGAGCCGGCCCGCCGCGCCCTGTCCCTTCCAGTGCTACTGCTTCGGCGGCCCCAAGCTGCTGTTGCGCTGCGCGTCGGGCGCCGAGCTCCGGCAGCCCCCGCGGGACGTGCCGCCCGACGCGCGCAACCTCACCATCGTGGGCGCCAACCTGACCGTGCTTCGCGCGGCCGCCTTCGCCGGCGGGGACGCTgacggggaggaggaggaggcggcagCGGGCGGCGTGCGCCTGCCGCTCCTCAGCGCGCTGCGCCTCACGCACAACAACATCGAGGTGGTGGAGGACGGCGCCTTCGACGGGCTGCCCAGCCTGACGGCGCTCGACCTGAGCAACAACCCTCTGCGCGCGCTGGGCGGCGGCGCCTTCCGCGGACTGCCCGCGCTGCGTTCCCTGCAGCTCAACCACGCGCTGGGGCGGGGCGGCCCCACGCTGCTGGCCGCGCTGGACACCGCGCTCGCCCCGCTGGACGAGCTGCGCCTGGTGGGCCTGGCGGGCAACGCGCTGAGCCGCCTGCCGCCCGCAGCTCTGAGCCGGCCGCGCCTGGAGCAGCTGGACGCGCGCCTCAACGCGTTGACCGGCCTGGGCCCCGACGAGCTGCGCGCGCTCGAGCGCGATGGCGGCCTCCCCGCGCCGCGCCTGCTGCTCGCCGACAACCCCCTGAGCTGCGGCTGTGCCGCGCGCCCCCTGCTGGCCTGGCTGCGCAACTCCACTGAGCGCGTACCCGACGCGCGGCGCCTGCGCTGCGCCGCCCCGCGGGCGCTGCAGGACCGGCCTTTCCTGGACCTGGACGAGGCTCGGCTGCGCTGTGCCGACGGCGATGCATACGGTCGCGGGGAAGAAGTGGAACTCGCCGGCCCGGAGCTGGAAGCCTCCTACGTCTTCTTCGGGCTGGTGCTGGCGCTCATCGGCCTCATCTTCCTCATGGTGCTCTACCTAAACCGCCGCGGCATCCAGCGCTGGATGCGCAACTTGCGCGAGGCCTGCCGGGACCAGATGGAGGGCTACCACTACCGCTATGAGCAGGACGCCGACCCTCGCCGCGCGCCCGCTCCGGCTGCCCCCTCCGGCTCCCGTGCCACTTCCCCGGGCTCGGGCCTCTGA